CATCCGTCAAACCAACAGCACCCTAGAGCAGCGGGTGCGGCAGCGCACGTTAGAATTGCAAACCCTCAACCGGGAACTACGGCAGGCCAAGGAAGCAGCGGAGGCGGCCAACCTTGCCAAGAGCGAGTTTTTGGCCAATATGAGCCATGAAATTCGCACTCCTATGAATGCCATTTTGGGATTTACCCAATTGCTGGATCAGAAAACCATCGATAGTCGCCAGAAGTCATATTTGTCTTCCATTGAAACGAGCGGTCAAATGCTGCTGGCGTTGATTGATGATATGCTCGACCTCTCTAGAATTGAGGCTGGGCAACTGCGGCTGTACTATGAGCCCGTGAATCTCCGATCTCTGATCGTGGATGTCAAAACCATTTTTAGCCAAAAGGCAGGGGAAAAGAATCTAGTTCTAGATGTCAGGCTGGATGATGCCTTGCCATGGATCTTGTTCGATCCAGTGCGACTACGGCAGATTTTGTTTAATGTGGTGGGCAATGCGGTGAAGTTTACCGAACAGGGGGGTATCTATCTCAAGGTATCGGTGTTTCCCGACGCTCAGAGTGATCAACACCTGACCTTAGAAATCACGGTTAGCGACACCGGTATCGGCATTGCACCAGATCAGCACCAAAAGATTTTTGAAAGTTTTACCCAAAGTGATGGGCAAGATGTGCGGAAATATGGCGGCACAGGTTTAGGGCTGGCTATTACCCGACGGTTGACCAAGATGCTCGGCGGTACGATTGTCCTCGATAGTGATCTGGGTCAGGGCTCTAAGTTTACATTTACGTTTCCCCACGTGGCGATCGCTCCCAGTTCCTATCCATCTGAACCGTTGCTCGAAGAAGCGATCACGCATGATGTCTGGAACACCCTGCCGCCGGTAACGGTTTTGGTGGCAGATGATGTGAAGTCCAATCGAGAGTTGATCCAGCAATATTTTCATGACAGCCACCATCGCATTCTCTTAGCCCGAGATGGCGATGAGGCAGTGCAATTGGCCCATATTCATCATCCAGATCTGATCTTGCTCGATCTACAGCTGGGCGATCGCAGCGGTCAGGAGGTCATCCAAGCGCTCAATCAACAGCCCGACACCCAGATGATTCCGGTGGTGGTGATGACGGCTAGCACATCTCGCGAACTGGATGAGTCCATCAAGCCTATGTGCCATGCTGTGCTGCATAAGCCCGTCCGCCATGAACACCTGTGGGAGGTTTTGAAAACAATCGATGTTCAGGACAAAACAACGGCCCCCCCATCACCAGCCGTCTCGCTAGCTGCGACAGAACAGGGGAGCGATCGCCAATCTGAGCTACTACTGGCCCTCAAGCAAGTCGAACAGGATCATTGGCAGCATTTGCGGCAAACCATGACCATGCGAGGGGTGGTTGCTTTTGCCCAAGCCTTGCAAGAGGTGGCTCAAACCTATGGCAACACCTCCCTTGATCGCTATGCCCACCTGTTGCTTGATCAAGTCGATGCCTTTG
This region of Candidatus Obscuribacterales bacterium genomic DNA includes:
- a CDS encoding ATP-binding protein, encoding YIRDLAILWAIALLSITIAVVVSRRLVTPILQLAAMTTNVPQRLVSDHTIDLPTSSIDEVALLSDNVYTMLLALKQQFDHIRQTNSTLEQRVRQRTLELQTLNRELRQAKEAAEAANLAKSEFLANMSHEIRTPMNAILGFTQLLDQKTIDSRQKSYLSSIETSGQMLLALIDDMLDLSRIEAGQLRLYYEPVNLRSLIVDVKTIFSQKAGEKNLVLDVRLDDALPWILFDPVRLRQILFNVVGNAVKFTEQGGIYLKVSVFPDAQSDQHLTLEITVSDTGIGIAPDQHQKIFESFTQSDGQDVRKYGGTGLGLAITRRLTKMLGGTIVLDSDLGQGSKFTFTFPHVAIAPSSYPSEPLLEEAITHDVWNTLPPVTVLVADDVKSNRELIQQYFHDSHHRILLARDGDEAVQLAHIHHPDLILLDLQLGDRSGQEVIQALNQQPDTQMIPVVVMTASTSRELDESIKPMCHAVLHKPVRHEHLWEVLKTIDVQDKTTAPPSPAVSLAATEQGSDRQSELLLALKQVEQDHWQHLRQTMTMRGVVAFAQALQEVAQTYGNTSLDRYAHLLLDQVDAFDWDHLPQSIDGFAELRRSLEASLSSLAS